Proteins encoded within one genomic window of Candidatus Methylomirabilota bacterium:
- the murB gene encoding UDP-N-acetylmuramate dehydrogenase has translation MLGEIRGEVRFKEPLAFHTSLRCGGPADIFVLPQDVDDVRKALMYAEKEKLPVVVLGGGNNVLVKDRGIRGIVIKLEGCLGRMEFHGEEVTIGGGAGLSTMIREAASLGLGGVECLVGIPATIGGALAMNAGTQDGSIGDFVSAVYFLHADGTIGELKPSTGTFAYRTFSFPPGSILLGVRLTLHRKPQKEIYAEIKARLKQKKSTQPLALASAGCVWKNPSFDQAGKLLEKAGLKGKRVGAAEISAKHANFIVNRGGATAADVLALMELALERVHKQTGIQLQPELRICGE, from the coding sequence ATGCTGGGTGAGATCCGCGGTGAGGTCCGCTTCAAGGAACCCTTGGCCTTCCACACCTCCCTCCGCTGCGGGGGCCCGGCCGACATCTTCGTGCTCCCGCAGGACGTGGACGACGTCCGCAAGGCGCTGATGTACGCGGAGAAAGAGAAGCTCCCCGTCGTCGTGCTGGGGGGCGGCAACAACGTCCTCGTCAAGGACCGAGGCATTCGGGGGATCGTCATCAAGCTGGAAGGCTGCCTCGGCCGCATGGAGTTCCACGGTGAAGAGGTGACCATCGGGGGCGGCGCGGGCCTGTCGACGATGATCCGCGAGGCGGCGTCGCTCGGCCTGGGCGGGGTGGAATGCCTGGTGGGCATCCCGGCCACGATCGGCGGCGCCCTGGCCATGAATGCCGGGACGCAGGACGGGTCCATCGGCGACTTCGTCTCGGCCGTCTACTTCTTGCACGCCGACGGAACCATCGGGGAGCTCAAGCCCTCGACCGGAACCTTCGCCTACCGGACCTTCAGCTTCCCGCCGGGCTCGATCCTGCTGGGGGTCCGCCTCACGCTCCACCGCAAGCCCCAGAAGGAGATCTACGCCGAGATCAAGGCGCGTCTGAAGCAGAAGAAGTCCACCCAGCCGCTCGCCCTCGCGTCGGCCGGGTGCGTCTGGAAGAACCCCTCCTTCGACCAGGCGGGCAAGCTCCTCGAGAAGGCCGGGCTCAAGGGCAAGCGCGTCGGCGCCGCCGAGATCTCCGCCAAGCACGCCAACTTCATCGTCAACCGGGGTGGTGCCACCGCGGCCGACGTCCTGGCGCTCATGGAGCTGGCCCTGGAGCGAGTCCACAAGCAGACCGGTATCCAGCTACAGCCGGAGCTCCGGATCTGTGGCGAGTAA
- the ftsW gene encoding putative lipid II flippase FtsW gives MPRKVSPDYFLFLVVLGLLGLGVVMVYSSSAILAMDRFHDPYFFLKKQCFWAVLGLGVLWSVMSVDYRRWRSFVFPLMAVAFALLFLVLIPPFGQEINGTRRWLRWGPFSFQPTELAKLALVLYLADFLARRQVTLERFWRGFFPPLLVTGAMAALIMRQPDLGSSVALVAVILCMLFQAGARLSHMALVGAAAVPVIVVAVTGASYRLRRVFAFLDPWADPRGAGFQIIQSYLALGGGGLTGRGLGESKQKLFYLPEPHTDFIFAIVGEELGFVGAVVTVALFSLLLWRGVRIGLRVADPFGALAALGITAMLTTQALVNLGVVVGLLPTKGLPLPFVSFGGSSLLVAMAGVGVLLNISQHADV, from the coding sequence GTGCCGCGCAAGGTCAGCCCGGACTACTTTCTCTTCCTCGTCGTCCTCGGCCTCCTCGGCTTGGGCGTCGTGATGGTCTACTCGTCGAGCGCCATCCTCGCCATGGACCGATTTCACGACCCGTACTTCTTCCTCAAGAAGCAGTGCTTCTGGGCCGTCCTCGGGCTGGGCGTCCTGTGGAGCGTCATGAGCGTGGACTACCGACGGTGGCGGAGCTTCGTGTTCCCGCTCATGGCGGTGGCCTTCGCGCTCCTCTTCCTGGTGCTGATCCCACCCTTCGGGCAGGAGATCAACGGGACGCGGCGCTGGCTCCGCTGGGGGCCGTTCTCGTTCCAGCCCACCGAGCTCGCCAAGCTCGCCCTCGTGCTCTACCTGGCGGACTTCCTCGCCCGCCGCCAGGTCACGCTGGAGCGCTTCTGGCGGGGGTTCTTCCCGCCGCTGCTGGTGACGGGCGCCATGGCCGCTCTGATCATGCGGCAGCCCGACCTCGGCTCGAGCGTGGCCCTGGTGGCGGTGATCCTCTGCATGCTCTTCCAGGCGGGGGCCCGGCTGTCGCACATGGCGCTGGTGGGCGCGGCGGCGGTGCCGGTGATCGTGGTGGCGGTCACCGGCGCCAGCTATCGCCTGCGGCGGGTCTTCGCGTTCCTCGACCCGTGGGCGGACCCCCGGGGCGCGGGCTTCCAGATCATCCAGTCCTACCTGGCGCTGGGGGGCGGCGGGCTCACCGGCCGCGGGCTCGGGGAATCGAAGCAGAAGCTCTTCTACCTCCCGGAACCTCACACGGACTTCATCTTCGCGATCGTGGGGGAGGAACTGGGCTTCGTCGGTGCCGTCGTCACGGTCGCCCTCTTCAGCCTCCTGCTCTGGCGAGGCGTCCGGATCGGGCTGCGGGTGGCCGATCCGTTCGGCGCCCTGGCCGCCCTCGGGATCACGGCGATGCTGACCACTCAGGCCCTGGTGAATCTCGGGGTGGTGGTAGGGCTGCTGCCGACCAAGGGGCTCCCGCTGCCTTTCGTGTCGTTCGGCGGCTCGTCGCTCCTGGTGGCCATGGCCGGGGTCGGGGTGCTGCTGAACATCTCGCAGCACGCGGATGTCTGA
- the proC gene encoding pyrroline-5-carboxylate reductase, whose amino-acid sequence MKGKKVGFLGGGNMGEALIRGLLKTGLIPPENLFVADVRLDRLEELARFYGVHTLSDNRLLVRRVDVVILAVKPQILAMVLTEISPVVDGKLLVSIAAGVSTGKIRSCLPPGIRLIRTMPNTPALVLEGATAIARAEGLEPGDLETAQEIFSAVGKVVVLEEELMDAVTGLSGSGPAYIALVVEALADGGVRVGLDRQTAMTLAAQTVLGSARLLIETGTHPGQLKDMVTSPGGTAIAGIHTLESGGLRRTLIDAVERATQRSRELGRGDPK is encoded by the coding sequence ATCAAGGGGAAGAAGGTCGGCTTCCTGGGTGGCGGCAACATGGGCGAGGCCCTGATCCGCGGCCTCCTCAAGACCGGCTTGATCCCGCCCGAGAACCTCTTCGTCGCCGACGTGCGCCTCGATCGGCTCGAGGAGCTGGCGCGGTTCTACGGTGTCCACACCCTTTCGGACAATCGCCTGCTCGTGCGCCGGGTCGACGTCGTGATCCTGGCCGTGAAGCCGCAGATCCTCGCGATGGTCCTCACCGAGATCTCCCCGGTGGTCGACGGGAAGCTCCTCGTCTCCATCGCCGCCGGGGTGTCGACCGGCAAGATCCGGAGCTGTCTCCCCCCGGGAATCCGGCTGATCCGGACCATGCCGAACACGCCGGCCCTGGTCCTGGAAGGGGCCACCGCCATCGCCCGGGCCGAGGGGCTGGAGCCTGGCGACCTGGAGACGGCGCAGGAGATCTTCTCGGCGGTCGGCAAGGTGGTGGTGCTCGAGGAGGAGCTGATGGACGCGGTGACGGGACTGTCGGGCTCGGGCCCCGCCTACATCGCTCTCGTCGTCGAGGCGCTGGCGGACGGCGGGGTGCGAGTCGGGCTCGACCGCCAGACAGCCATGACGCTGGCGGCCCAGACGGTCCTGGGGTCGGCGCGGCTCCTGATCGAGACGGGGACGCACCCGGGTCAGCTCAAGGACATGGTGACCTCGCCCGGTGGCACGGCCATCGCCGGCATCCACACGCTCGAGTCCGGAGGGCTCCGCCGGACGCTGATCGACGCGGTGGAGCGCGCCACCCAGCGCTCCCGCGAACTCGGCCGGGGCGACCCCAAGTAA
- a CDS encoding FtsQ-type POTRA domain-containing protein, which produces MPSLSGPGRSRGALLVPRTRPGRPVDTASRQPFIASQRHPARRSRRLRRALRTTGWVLGTGLGLTVLAAVAGAGVHALTTTPLLAVRHVEVRGTRRIPEAAILAAARIEPGTNLLLLDSEAVVDRVEALPGVQRARVIRHLPGRVAVAVDERQPYALINVTGPEGGLHWVDADGHLVGPERRPTAPPLPILGGVERPSAGADYPVGDRLQTGLALLRAVQRTGGRVAAVVSEIDLSRGEGPVFYTAEGVEVRVGREGWDERLARLDGVLGELEERGERVESVDLRFRDLVVLKPRGLTARRAHKER; this is translated from the coding sequence GTGCCCTCGCTGAGTGGTCCCGGCCGGAGCCGAGGCGCGCTCCTGGTCCCGCGAACCCGTCCCGGGCGTCCGGTCGATACCGCGTCGCGCCAGCCGTTCATCGCCAGTCAGCGGCACCCGGCCCGCCGGTCCCGGCGCCTGCGCCGCGCGCTCCGTACCACGGGGTGGGTGCTGGGGACGGGGCTCGGGCTCACCGTGCTCGCCGCCGTCGCCGGCGCGGGCGTCCACGCGCTGACGACCACTCCCCTCCTCGCCGTCCGGCACGTCGAGGTGCGAGGGACACGCCGCATCCCCGAGGCCGCCATCCTGGCGGCCGCCCGGATCGAGCCAGGGACGAACCTGCTCCTCCTGGATTCGGAGGCCGTCGTCGACCGCGTGGAAGCGCTGCCCGGTGTCCAACGCGCCCGCGTGATCCGCCATTTGCCGGGCCGGGTCGCCGTCGCGGTCGACGAGCGCCAGCCCTACGCGCTGATCAACGTGACCGGGCCCGAAGGCGGCCTCCACTGGGTCGACGCCGACGGCCACCTGGTCGGCCCCGAGCGACGCCCGACCGCGCCCCCGCTGCCGATCCTCGGCGGCGTCGAACGCCCCTCGGCCGGCGCCGACTACCCGGTCGGGGACCGCCTCCAGACCGGGCTCGCGCTCCTGCGCGCCGTCCAGCGCACGGGAGGCCGGGTCGCGGCCGTCGTGTCCGAGATCGACCTGTCGCGGGGCGAGGGCCCCGTGTTCTACACCGCGGAGGGCGTGGAGGTGCGCGTGGGCCGTGAGGGCTGGGATGAGCGCCTCGCGCGGCTCGACGGCGTGCTCGGCGAGCTCGAGGAGCGAGGGGAGCGCGTGGAATCCGTGGATCTCCGTTTCCGCGACCTGGTGGTGCTCAAGCCCCGCGGCCTGACCGCCAGGCGGGCGCACAAGGAACGGTAA
- the ftsZ gene encoding cell division protein FtsZ, with protein sequence MAEGLIFRLEEEDDQLAAKIKVVGLGGGGSNAVNRMIASRFAGVTFIVANTDAQALRASPAPMKIQLGAKLTGGLGAGSDPEIGRRAASEDREVLQQTLGGADMIFITAGMGGGTGTGAAPVVASLAKELGALTVAVVTKPFAFEGSRRSRQADAGIQELRGIVDTLIQIPNQRLLTVVEKGTSLQEAFRVADSVLHQAVQGISDLILVPGLINLDFADVRTIMSGMGLALMGAGVGRGEHRAIDAAQKAIASPLLEETSIEGARGVLINITGGPDLTLHEVNEAASAVAEAAHEEANIIVGAVVDETLVEEIRVTVIATGFDDRRGAPAIGAPAALVGAGVGPALAGRAVDLKAFRGGERAPWRRPRVDGVRADGSDPLADDLDIPAFLRRQAD encoded by the coding sequence ATGGCGGAGGGGTTGATCTTCCGGCTCGAGGAAGAGGACGACCAGCTCGCGGCCAAGATCAAGGTGGTCGGGCTCGGCGGCGGGGGGTCCAACGCGGTGAACCGCATGATCGCCTCGCGGTTCGCCGGCGTGACTTTCATCGTGGCCAATACCGATGCGCAGGCGCTTCGAGCCTCCCCCGCGCCGATGAAGATCCAGCTGGGCGCCAAGCTCACCGGCGGCCTCGGCGCCGGCTCCGACCCCGAGATCGGCCGGCGAGCGGCGAGCGAGGACCGCGAGGTCCTGCAACAGACCTTGGGCGGCGCGGACATGATCTTCATCACCGCCGGCATGGGTGGCGGGACGGGCACCGGCGCCGCCCCGGTCGTGGCGAGCCTGGCCAAGGAGCTCGGGGCCCTCACGGTGGCGGTCGTCACCAAGCCGTTCGCCTTCGAGGGGAGCCGCCGCAGCCGGCAGGCGGACGCCGGGATCCAGGAGCTCCGGGGGATCGTCGACACGCTCATCCAGATCCCGAACCAGCGCCTCCTCACCGTGGTCGAGAAGGGCACCTCGCTCCAGGAGGCCTTCCGGGTCGCGGACTCGGTGCTCCACCAGGCGGTCCAGGGCATCTCGGACCTGATCCTCGTGCCGGGGCTCATCAACCTGGACTTCGCGGATGTCCGCACGATCATGTCGGGGATGGGGCTCGCGCTCATGGGCGCCGGCGTGGGACGCGGCGAGCACCGGGCGATCGACGCCGCCCAGAAGGCGATCGCCAGCCCGCTCCTCGAGGAGACCTCCATCGAGGGAGCCCGGGGGGTCTTGATCAACATCACGGGCGGTCCGGACCTCACGCTCCACGAGGTGAACGAGGCCGCCAGCGCGGTGGCCGAGGCGGCCCACGAGGAGGCCAACATCATCGTGGGCGCGGTCGTGGATGAGACGCTCGTGGAGGAGATCCGGGTCACCGTCATCGCCACCGGGTTCGACGACCGGCGAGGCGCACCGGCGATCGGGGCGCCGGCGGCCCTGGTGGGGGCGGGCGTCGGCCCGGCCCTGGCCGGTCGAGCCGTTGACCTCAAGGCCTTCCGCGGTGGGGAGCGGGCGCCCTGGCGCCGGCCGCGCGTGGACGGCGTCCGCGCCGACGGCAGCGATCCGCTCGCGGACGACCTGGATATTCCGGCGTTCCTGCGGAGGCAAGCCGACTAG
- a CDS encoding DUF167 domain-containing protein, which produces MPADRVREPRESRLTVEVRPRAARNEIAAQAGAALRVRVTAPPAGGAANEAVRALLARVLDRPRSAVTILRGQSARTKLIRVTGLSPDELEARLAALR; this is translated from the coding sequence ATGCCGGCTGATCGGGTCCGGGAGCCCCGGGAGTCCCGCCTCACCGTGGAGGTGAGGCCGCGGGCGGCGCGGAACGAGATCGCCGCCCAGGCCGGCGCGGCGCTGCGGGTCCGGGTCACCGCGCCCCCCGCCGGCGGCGCCGCCAACGAAGCGGTCCGGGCACTGCTCGCTCGGGTGCTCGATCGCCCCCGCTCGGCCGTCACGATCCTGCGCGGTCAGAGCGCGCGGACGAAGCTGATCCGGGTCACCGGGCTCTCGCCGGACGAGCTCGAGGCCCGCCTGGCCGCGCTCCGGTAA
- the ftsA gene encoding cell division protein FtsA, which produces MRKSPTIAGLDVGTTKVCALIGEVSSSGVDILGIGQHPSRGLRKGMVVNIDSTVEAIKRAVQEAEQMAGVEVDAVYASIGGGHLTGINSQGVVAVQGRGREVGPADVERALGVARDVPLVPDREILHVLIQAFSIDDQDGIREPLGMLGSRLGVEVHLVTGAVAAAQNVVRSVNRAGLTVRDLVLQPLASAESVLTPDERDLGVVVIDIGGGTTDVALFREGAVWHTAVIPLGGDHITNDIAVGLRAPLADAEELKKVYGCAQTALIFEEETVEVPSIGGRKPRVLSRHTLARIIQARIEEIFTLVARGITQAGLEDAATAGVVVTGGATVMAGVPELAESIFDLPVRRGIPKWVGGLYDRVENPMYATGVGLVLYGARRDRPAGTAFAGPAADGSLPGVGRAVRRVREWVGQLF; this is translated from the coding sequence ATGCGGAAATCGCCCACGATCGCGGGTCTGGACGTCGGGACCACCAAGGTCTGCGCCTTGATCGGGGAGGTGAGCTCGAGCGGAGTGGACATTCTCGGCATCGGCCAGCACCCTTCGCGGGGGCTTCGGAAGGGGATGGTCGTGAACATCGACTCCACGGTCGAGGCGATCAAGCGCGCCGTCCAGGAGGCGGAGCAGATGGCCGGCGTGGAAGTCGACGCCGTCTACGCGTCGATCGGGGGTGGGCACCTCACCGGGATCAACAGTCAGGGCGTGGTGGCCGTCCAGGGACGGGGCCGCGAAGTCGGCCCGGCCGACGTCGAGCGGGCCCTCGGGGTCGCGCGCGACGTGCCGCTGGTGCCCGACCGCGAGATTCTCCACGTCCTCATCCAAGCCTTCTCGATCGACGACCAGGACGGGATCCGTGAGCCGCTCGGAATGCTCGGCAGCCGTCTGGGCGTCGAGGTGCACCTCGTCACCGGAGCGGTGGCGGCGGCCCAGAATGTCGTGCGCAGCGTGAACCGGGCCGGGCTGACGGTGCGAGACCTCGTCCTGCAGCCGCTGGCGTCGGCCGAATCGGTCCTGACGCCGGACGAGCGCGACCTCGGCGTGGTCGTGATCGACATCGGGGGCGGCACCACCGACGTGGCACTCTTCCGCGAGGGCGCCGTCTGGCACACGGCGGTCATTCCCCTCGGCGGCGACCACATCACCAACGATATCGCGGTAGGGCTTCGGGCGCCGCTGGCCGATGCCGAGGAGCTCAAGAAGGTGTACGGCTGCGCACAGACGGCGCTCATCTTCGAGGAGGAGACGGTCGAGGTCCCGTCGATCGGGGGCCGCAAGCCGCGCGTGCTCTCGCGACACACGCTCGCGCGGATCATCCAGGCGCGGATCGAGGAGATCTTCACGCTGGTGGCGCGCGGCATCACCCAGGCCGGGCTGGAGGACGCGGCCACTGCCGGCGTCGTCGTGACGGGCGGCGCCACGGTCATGGCGGGGGTACCCGAGCTGGCCGAGTCGATCTTCGATCTCCCCGTCCGCCGCGGGATCCCGAAGTGGGTCGGGGGACTGTACGACCGGGTGGAGAACCCGATGTACGCAACCGGCGTGGGGCTGGTCCTCTACGGGGCCCGGCGCGACCGGCCGGCCGGGACGGCCTTCGCGGGTCCGGCCGCCGACGGGTCGCTGCCCGGCGTGGGGCGCGCAGTGCGCCGGGTACGGGAGTGGGTCGGGCAGCTCTTCTAA
- a CDS encoding YggT family protein: protein MFVFRELLLTVAWLIEYVLWAYMWIIIIRALVSWVNPDPGNPIVQFLYRITEPVLGPIRRRLPTGQTGIDFSPIIVILAIMFLQRFLVPVLVQAAYRLS, encoded by the coding sequence ATGTTCGTCTTCCGCGAGCTCCTGCTGACCGTGGCCTGGCTGATCGAGTACGTGCTCTGGGCGTACATGTGGATCATCATCATCCGGGCCCTCGTGTCCTGGGTGAATCCCGATCCGGGGAACCCGATCGTGCAGTTTCTCTACCGCATCACGGAGCCAGTTCTCGGGCCGATCCGACGGCGGCTCCCCACTGGGCAGACCGGGATCGACTTTTCGCCGATCATCGTGATCCTGGCGATCATGTTCCTTCAGCGATTCCTCGTCCCGGTCCTCGTCCAGGCGGCCTACCGACTCAGCTGA
- the murC gene encoding UDP-N-acetylmuramate--L-alanine ligase yields the protein MLKRYQQIHFVGIGGAGMSGIAEVLLTLGYRVTGSDQKRNEVVERLERLGAKVFIGHAASQIEGAHVVVYSSAVARDNPELQAARQRSIPVIRRAEMLAELMRVKYGIAIAGTHGKTTTTSMVGAVLAEAGLDPTVVVGGRVTAFGANARLGQGEFLVAEADESDGSFLRLTPTIAVVTTIDAEHLDYYRDLVEIREAFLHFVDKVPFYGAAVLCLDQPEIRALLPRIEKRVITYGLGAPADLVAASLRLHELSARFEVLHRGESLGELSLQVPGAHNAANALAAAAVGLDLEVPFAAIQEALASFTGVQRRFQVKGEAGGILVVDDYGHHPAEIRATLQAARQGFGRRLVVVFQPHRYTRTFHLHAEFLSAFADADVLVITDIYPAGEPPIPGVHARTLAEGVAARTTREVRYVSDRGELVEFLLGAVRPGDLVLTMGAGDIGGVADQVLARLTACALDVEGDRHAG from the coding sequence ATGCTGAAGCGGTACCAGCAGATCCACTTCGTCGGGATCGGCGGTGCCGGGATGAGCGGGATCGCCGAGGTGCTCCTCACCCTCGGCTACCGCGTGACCGGCTCCGACCAGAAGCGGAACGAGGTCGTCGAGCGACTCGAGCGCCTGGGGGCCAAGGTCTTCATCGGGCACGCGGCGAGCCAGATCGAGGGGGCTCACGTCGTCGTCTACTCCTCGGCCGTCGCCCGCGACAACCCGGAGCTCCAGGCGGCCCGCCAGCGCAGCATCCCGGTGATCCGGCGGGCCGAGATGCTGGCCGAGCTGATGCGCGTGAAGTACGGCATCGCGATCGCCGGGACGCACGGAAAGACGACGACCACCTCGATGGTGGGGGCCGTGCTGGCCGAAGCGGGGCTCGACCCGACGGTGGTGGTCGGCGGGCGCGTCACCGCCTTCGGGGCGAATGCGCGGCTGGGGCAGGGAGAGTTCCTGGTGGCGGAGGCCGACGAATCGGACGGCTCCTTCCTGCGGCTCACGCCGACCATCGCGGTGGTGACGACGATCGATGCCGAGCATCTCGACTACTACCGCGACCTCGTCGAGATCCGGGAGGCGTTCCTCCACTTCGTCGACAAGGTGCCCTTCTACGGGGCCGCCGTCCTCTGCCTAGACCAGCCCGAGATCCGGGCGCTCCTGCCCCGGATCGAGAAGCGCGTCATCACGTACGGACTCGGGGCGCCGGCCGACCTGGTGGCCGCCTCGCTTCGTCTCCACGAGCTGAGCGCCCGCTTCGAGGTGCTCCATCGCGGGGAATCGCTGGGAGAGCTCTCGCTCCAGGTCCCGGGGGCCCACAATGCGGCGAACGCCCTGGCCGCCGCGGCGGTCGGCCTCGACCTCGAGGTGCCGTTCGCGGCCATCCAGGAAGCGCTGGCGAGCTTCACGGGGGTCCAGCGCCGCTTCCAGGTCAAGGGTGAGGCGGGCGGGATCCTGGTCGTCGACGACTACGGGCATCATCCGGCCGAGATCCGGGCCACGCTCCAGGCGGCGCGCCAGGGCTTCGGCCGGCGGCTCGTCGTCGTGTTCCAGCCGCACCGGTACACGCGGACATTCCACCTGCACGCCGAGTTCCTGTCGGCCTTCGCCGACGCCGACGTGCTGGTGATCACCGACATCTACCCGGCCGGCGAACCCCCCATTCCCGGGGTTCATGCCCGGACCCTGGCCGAGGGGGTCGCCGCCCGAACCACCCGGGAGGTCCGTTACGTGAGCGACCGAGGAGAGCTCGTCGAGTTCCTCCTCGGCGCCGTGCGACCCGGCGACCTGGTCCTCACGATGGGGGCCGGGGACATCGGGGGTGTCGCCGATCAGGTGCTGGCACGCCTGACCGCCTGCGCCCTCGACGTGGAAGGAGACCGCCATGCTGGGTGA
- a CDS encoding YggS family pyridoxal phosphate-dependent enzyme, with protein sequence MGDGQIGANVAAVRERVARAAERAGRRPDAVLIVAVSKTVPVERIQAAIDAGVPALGENRVQEAREKIAVLGRSVPWHLVGHLQTNKVRDALACFDVIQSLDRLPLAETLSARAVREGRRAEVLVQVNVADESSKGGFRPAALRPALEAMAGMPGLRLRGLMTIPPLPRDPEESRPYYRELAKLRETARGWGLGPDLGELSMGMSGDFEVAVEEGATLVRVGTAIFGPRGH encoded by the coding sequence ATGGGTGACGGCCAGATCGGGGCCAATGTGGCGGCCGTCCGGGAGCGGGTGGCCCGCGCGGCCGAGCGGGCCGGCCGCCGGCCCGACGCCGTGCTGATCGTCGCGGTGTCCAAGACGGTGCCGGTGGAGCGGATCCAGGCGGCGATCGACGCGGGCGTGCCGGCGCTCGGGGAGAACCGGGTCCAGGAAGCCCGCGAGAAGATCGCCGTGCTGGGCCGGTCCGTGCCCTGGCACCTGGTCGGCCACCTCCAGACCAACAAGGTGCGCGACGCTCTCGCGTGCTTCGACGTGATTCAGTCCCTCGACCGCCTCCCGCTCGCGGAGACGCTCTCGGCGCGGGCCGTTCGCGAGGGCCGCCGAGCCGAGGTCCTGGTGCAGGTGAACGTGGCCGACGAATCGTCGAAGGGCGGCTTCCGGCCGGCCGCGCTCCGCCCGGCGCTGGAGGCGATGGCCGGGATGCCGGGCCTCCGGCTGCGCGGGCTCATGACGATTCCCCCGCTGCCCCGGGACCCGGAGGAGTCGCGCCCGTACTACCGCGAGCTGGCGAAGCTCCGGGAGACGGCGCGGGGTTGGGGGCTCGGTCCCGACCTGGGCGAGCTCTCGATGGGGATGAGCGGGGATTTCGAGGTGGCGGTGGAGGAGGGCGCGACCCTCGTGCGAGTGGGTACGGCGATCTTCGGGCCCCGAGGGCACTGA
- a CDS encoding DivIVA domain-containing protein, with amino-acid sequence MRLSAMDIRQQQFGVKLIRGFDPQEVDAFLEEVADDWEDLVKENNLLKEQLATLEDRTRDLEGREKTLQETLITTQKMAEEFKENSRRAAEIVLREAQLQAEKLLEETRQEQGKLMSEIAAFKQQRRQLAEELLSTLRMHQRLIEQKLAAPDAG; translated from the coding sequence ATGCGATTGTCGGCGATGGACATTCGGCAGCAGCAGTTCGGAGTCAAGCTGATCCGCGGCTTCGACCCCCAGGAGGTGGACGCGTTCCTCGAGGAAGTGGCCGACGACTGGGAAGACCTGGTCAAGGAGAACAACCTCCTGAAGGAGCAGCTGGCGACGCTCGAGGACCGGACCCGCGACCTGGAAGGGCGGGAGAAGACGCTCCAGGAGACCCTGATCACCACGCAGAAGATGGCCGAGGAGTTCAAGGAGAACTCGCGGCGCGCGGCCGAGATCGTCCTGCGGGAGGCACAGCTCCAGGCCGAGAAGCTCCTCGAGGAGACGCGCCAGGAGCAGGGCAAGCTGATGTCGGAGATCGCGGCCTTCAAGCAGCAGCGGCGCCAGCTGGCCGAGGAGCTGCTGTCCACGCTCCGGATGCACCAGCGGCTCATCGAGCAGAAGCTGGCGGCGCCCGATGCCGGCTGA
- a CDS encoding polyphenol oxidase family protein: protein MVTFHNTPPTHLTLDPLAAVGVRHAFTTRHHAPIGPVSASAGPFGDGPALASLGVGPGAIHYARQVHGARCLVADDVPPGLAGVGDALITAAPRRPLAIFTADCLAVVLADPECRVLAVAHAGWRGTVTGLLGHLVALLVSRFGVRPAHLLAAIGPSIGPCCYEVDEPVTGPLRAAFPREWARWARPHGPGRWWLDLWQANADQLAAAGVRPEAIVNPRLCTSCRRDLFFSYRREGGGGRLAALALLD, encoded by the coding sequence GTGGTGACGTTTCACAACACGCCCCCGACCCACCTCACCCTCGATCCGCTCGCGGCGGTCGGCGTCCGCCACGCCTTCACGACCCGCCACCACGCTCCGATCGGGCCCGTCTCCGCGTCGGCAGGCCCGTTCGGTGACGGCCCCGCGCTGGCGTCGCTCGGGGTCGGCCCGGGCGCCATCCACTATGCCCGGCAGGTCCACGGCGCGCGCTGTCTCGTGGCTGACGACGTCCCGCCCGGCCTGGCCGGCGTCGGCGACGCCCTCATCACCGCGGCGCCGCGCCGGCCTCTGGCCATCTTCACCGCCGACTGCCTGGCAGTCGTCCTGGCCGACCCCGAGTGTCGCGTGCTGGCCGTCGCGCACGCCGGCTGGCGAGGGACCGTCACCGGGCTTCTCGGACACCTCGTCGCGCTCCTGGTCTCGCGCTTCGGAGTCCGGCCCGCGCACCTCCTGGCCGCCATCGGGCCGTCGATCGGCCCCTGCTGCTACGAGGTGGACGAGCCCGTCACGGGTCCCCTGCGCGCCGCGTTCCCGCGGGAGTGGGCGCGCTGGGCCCGCCCGCATGGCCCGGGCAGGTGGTGGCTCGATCTCTGGCAGGCCAACGCCGACCAGCTGGCCGCGGCCGGCGTGCGACCCGAGGCGATCGTCAACCCGCGTCTCTGCACCTCCTGTCGCCGTGACCTCTTCTTCTCCTATCGGCGCGAGGGCGGGGGCGGGCGGCTGGCCGCGCTGGCCCTGCTCGACTGA